One Leclercia pneumoniae genomic region harbors:
- a CDS encoding NAD(P)/FAD-dependent oxidoreductase, producing the protein MTSRIVIIGGGQAGAWAAKTLRDDGFDGEICVVAEEEWDFYERPPLSKAALLDADAALPRLFAEEAQQALNLTWYRPLRATQIDRAAKKVHLSNGELLSYNILLIATGGRARLPGETWAKHPQVYTLRHWQDAQRLKARLAQSNTLAIVGGGWIGLEIAASARKSGVAVTLFEQQPALCMRSVSGEVSRQLEKIHREQGVDIRTGCGALELDDHNGLPVLHCDGKREIFDAVVVGIGVDLNLELARDAGLKTDRGIVVDAQGRTSDPAIFAAGDVAQHHHYGLCIQSWAFAQNQAVATAKAMLNPDAPGYDDAPWLWSDQYQHNIQILGIPQPGGKTVVRDNALFFSLDDGGRLTQLVAFNDARTVKLAKRWMAAGRDLSDVPLSDPAFSLMSLR; encoded by the coding sequence ATGACCTCGCGCATTGTCATTATCGGCGGCGGCCAGGCGGGTGCCTGGGCGGCGAAAACCCTGCGCGACGACGGCTTTGACGGCGAGATTTGCGTGGTGGCGGAAGAGGAGTGGGATTTTTATGAGCGCCCGCCGCTTTCGAAAGCCGCGTTGCTGGACGCCGATGCCGCGCTGCCGCGCCTGTTTGCTGAAGAGGCCCAGCAGGCGCTGAATCTGACCTGGTACCGCCCTTTACGCGCCACGCAGATCGATCGCGCCGCGAAAAAGGTACATTTAAGCAATGGTGAGCTCCTTAGTTACAACATCCTTTTAATTGCGACCGGTGGGCGGGCGCGTCTGCCGGGCGAGACGTGGGCAAAACATCCGCAGGTCTACACCCTGCGCCACTGGCAGGACGCGCAGCGCCTGAAAGCGCGTCTGGCGCAAAGCAACACCCTGGCGATTGTCGGCGGCGGCTGGATCGGCCTGGAGATTGCCGCCTCGGCGCGCAAAAGTGGCGTGGCGGTTACGCTGTTCGAGCAGCAGCCTGCCCTGTGCATGCGCTCGGTGAGCGGCGAGGTCTCCCGACAGCTGGAGAAGATCCATCGCGAGCAGGGCGTGGATATCCGCACCGGCTGCGGCGCGCTGGAACTTGACGATCACAACGGTCTGCCGGTGCTCCACTGCGACGGCAAACGCGAAATCTTCGATGCGGTGGTGGTGGGGATCGGCGTCGATCTGAACCTTGAGCTGGCCCGCGACGCCGGGCTGAAGACCGACCGTGGGATCGTGGTGGACGCGCAGGGGCGCACGTCGGATCCGGCCATCTTTGCCGCGGGCGATGTCGCGCAGCATCACCACTACGGGCTGTGCATCCAGTCGTGGGCCTTCGCCCAGAATCAGGCGGTGGCGACGGCGAAAGCAATGCTTAACCCAGACGCGCCGGGCTACGACGACGCACCGTGGCTGTGGTCGGATCAATATCAGCACAACATTCAGATCCTCGGCATTCCGCAGCCTGGCGGCAAAACCGTCGTTCGTGATAACGCGCTGTTCTTCTCGCTGGATGACGGCGGACGGTTGACGCAGCTGGTAGCCTTTAACGACGCGCGTACCGTCAAGCTGGCGAAGCGCTGGATGGCGGCGGGACGAGACTTATCGGACGTGCCGCTGAGCGACCCGGCCTTTTCACTGATGTCACTGCGATAG
- a CDS encoding aldehyde dehydrogenase: MDDLKIFIGGHWRHGGGNLMQSQFPADGSINATLNAASLDDLEDAIEAGERAWRDPDWRNRLPHMRAKILHKVADLIESRVDELAQMQSRDNGKPLAEARGLVMSAAGTARYFAAACELLEGELPTPRQPDLLTLSRYEPLGVVAAITPWNSPIASEMQKVAPAIAAGNAVILKPAEATPLMALELARIFEQAGLPAGLLSVLPGKGSVIGDALARHPRVRKISFTGGTTTGRHLAHVAAEKLIPASLELGGKSPTIVLDDADVEQAARGICYGIFSSAGQACIAGSRLFIHESIYAPLMARLLKLTRGLRVGHPFADGTHIGPLINDKHRQSVQAYVELAQREGGRVLCGGEIPADPALASGSFFQPTIIEGLTNSARACQEEIFGPVLVAMPFSDEAALIREANDSVYGLAAGIWTRDTGRALRLSEQLEAGTVWINTYKVFAISTPFGGFKESGLGREKGIQGLKAWMQQKSIYLATGNSVNHWCD; this comes from the coding sequence ATGGACGATCTGAAGATTTTTATCGGTGGTCACTGGCGCCACGGCGGCGGCAACCTGATGCAGAGCCAGTTCCCGGCGGACGGCTCAATCAACGCGACGCTCAACGCCGCAAGCCTGGACGATCTGGAAGATGCCATCGAGGCAGGCGAACGCGCGTGGCGCGATCCGGACTGGCGCAACCGCCTGCCGCATATGCGGGCGAAGATCCTGCACAAGGTGGCCGATCTGATTGAATCCCGCGTCGATGAACTGGCGCAGATGCAGAGCCGCGATAACGGCAAGCCGCTGGCGGAAGCGCGTGGCCTGGTGATGAGTGCGGCGGGCACGGCGCGCTATTTCGCCGCCGCCTGCGAACTGCTGGAAGGCGAACTTCCCACCCCACGCCAGCCCGATCTCCTGACGCTGAGCCGCTACGAGCCACTCGGCGTGGTGGCGGCCATCACGCCGTGGAATTCACCGATTGCCAGCGAAATGCAGAAGGTTGCCCCGGCCATTGCCGCCGGAAATGCCGTGATCCTCAAACCTGCCGAGGCCACGCCGCTGATGGCGCTGGAGCTGGCGCGTATTTTTGAACAGGCCGGGCTGCCCGCCGGGCTGCTGAGCGTGCTGCCGGGCAAAGGTTCGGTGATTGGCGACGCGCTGGCGCGCCATCCTCGCGTGCGGAAAATTTCCTTTACCGGCGGCACGACCACAGGGCGGCATTTGGCGCACGTGGCGGCGGAAAAACTGATCCCGGCGTCGCTGGAGCTGGGCGGAAAATCCCCGACCATTGTGCTGGACGATGCGGACGTCGAGCAGGCTGCGCGCGGGATCTGCTACGGCATTTTCAGCTCGGCGGGGCAGGCGTGCATTGCCGGTTCACGGCTGTTTATCCACGAGAGCATTTACGCTCCGCTGATGGCACGGCTGCTGAAACTCACGCGCGGCCTGCGCGTCGGCCATCCGTTTGCCGACGGTACGCATATCGGCCCGCTGATTAACGACAAACATCGCCAGAGCGTGCAGGCCTACGTAGAGCTGGCGCAACGCGAAGGGGGCCGCGTCCTGTGCGGCGGGGAGATCCCGGCCGATCCGGCGCTTGCCAGCGGCAGCTTCTTCCAGCCAACGATTATCGAGGGGCTGACCAACTCCGCCCGCGCCTGTCAGGAGGAGATCTTCGGCCCGGTGCTGGTGGCGATGCCGTTCAGTGACGAGGCGGCGCTGATCCGCGAGGCCAACGACTCGGTGTACGGCCTGGCGGCGGGCATCTGGACGCGCGATACCGGACGTGCCCTGCGCCTGAGCGAGCAACTGGAAGCAGGCACCGTGTGGATCAACACCTACAAAGTGTTTGCGATTTCGACCCCGTTTGGGGGCTTTAAAGAGAGCGGTCTGGGCCGCGAAAAGGGCATTCAGGGGCTGAAAGCCTGGATGCAGCAAAAGAGCATTTATCTGGCGACGGGTAATAGCGTCAACCACTGGTGCGACTGA
- a CDS encoding cupin domain-containing protein, whose product MTDSTVTAKPGIKPDHLTMEEWVESRIARFEGRKYDWNALKFQADYDPKYRRAQMRYIGTGATGVANDTNTVQADHFTFSTMVLPSKCEGPLHLHDDVEEVFFMLKGQITLMIQDGDNYTETVLRERDLISVPPGIYRGLFNHGEEEALMCVMLGTNKPEVPTYPADHPLSKVKRG is encoded by the coding sequence ATGACTGATTCAACCGTAACTGCAAAACCGGGCATTAAGCCTGACCATCTGACCATGGAAGAGTGGGTCGAGTCGCGCATTGCGCGCTTTGAAGGCCGCAAATACGACTGGAACGCCCTGAAGTTCCAGGCCGACTATGACCCGAAATACCGCCGCGCGCAGATGCGCTATATCGGCACCGGCGCAACCGGCGTGGCGAACGACACCAATACCGTTCAGGCCGACCACTTCACCTTTTCCACCATGGTATTGCCGTCGAAGTGCGAAGGGCCGCTGCACCTGCACGACGACGTGGAAGAGGTCTTCTTCATGCTCAAAGGGCAGATCACCCTGATGATTCAGGACGGCGACAACTACACCGAAACCGTGCTGCGCGAGCGCGACCTGATCTCCGTTCCGCCAGGCATCTACCGCGGGCTGTTTAACCACGGCGAAGAAGAGGCGCTGATGTGCGTAATGCTGGGAACCAACAAGCCGGAAGTCCCAACCTATCCGGCCGATCATCCGCTCTCTAAAGTGAAGCGCGGGTAA
- a CDS encoding aspartate dehydrogenase — protein sequence MKKIMLIGFGAMAQAVIERLPDGVSIGWIVAREAHHEAIRAQFGGAVAALASPVDCAEAPDLVLECASQQAVAQYGEEILHRGWHLAVISTGALADSALEQRLLNAGGKLTLLSGAVAGIDGLSAAREGGLERVTYRSRKSPASWRGSYAEQLIDLNAVSQAQVFFEGSAREAARLFPANANVAATVALGGVGMDDTRVQLMVDPATTRNTHTLHVEGLFGEFHLELSGLPLASNPKTSTLAALSAVRACRELALS from the coding sequence ATGAAAAAAATCATGTTAATTGGCTTTGGCGCGATGGCGCAGGCGGTAATTGAGCGCCTGCCTGATGGCGTCAGCATCGGCTGGATCGTTGCGCGCGAGGCTCACCACGAGGCCATTCGCGCGCAGTTCGGCGGTGCGGTGGCGGCGCTGGCCTCGCCGGTGGACTGCGCTGAAGCGCCCGATCTGGTGCTGGAGTGCGCCAGCCAGCAGGCAGTGGCGCAGTACGGCGAAGAGATACTGCATCGCGGCTGGCATCTGGCCGTGATATCCACCGGCGCGCTGGCGGACAGCGCGCTGGAACAGCGTCTGCTCAACGCGGGCGGAAAACTCACGCTCCTCTCCGGCGCGGTGGCGGGCATCGACGGGCTTTCCGCCGCCAGAGAGGGCGGCCTGGAGCGTGTGACCTATCGGTCGCGCAAAAGCCCGGCCAGCTGGCGCGGCAGCTACGCCGAGCAGCTTATCGATCTTAACGCGGTGTCGCAGGCGCAGGTGTTCTTTGAGGGCAGCGCCCGCGAGGCGGCGCGGCTGTTCCCGGCTAACGCCAACGTGGCGGCGACCGTGGCGCTCGGCGGCGTCGGGATGGATGACACTCGCGTGCAACTGATGGTCGACCCGGCGACGACGCGCAACACCCATACGCTGCACGTCGAAGGGCTGTTTGGCGAGTTTCATCTGGAACTGAGCGGCCTGCCGCTTGCCAGCAACCCCAAAACCTCCACCCTGGCGGCACTGAGCGCGGTGCGCGCCTGCCGTGAGCTGGCCCTGAGCTAA
- a CDS encoding SDR family oxidoreductase has protein sequence MNGLLSGKRIVVTGAARGLGYHFAKACAEQGAAVVMCDILKGELAESAHGLREQGYEIESHIIDLADPHAIEQVFSAIGEQGQIDGLVNNAAMATGVGGKNMLDYDPDLWDRVMSVNVKGTWLVTRAAVPLLREGAGIVNVASDTALWGAPRLMAYVASKGAVIAMTRSMARELGEKRIRINAIAPGLTRVEATEYVPAERHQLYENGRALTGAQQPEDVTGSVVWLLSDLSRFITGQLIPVNGGFVFN, from the coding sequence ATGAACGGCCTGCTGAGCGGGAAGCGCATCGTCGTGACCGGCGCCGCGCGCGGGCTGGGCTATCACTTTGCTAAAGCCTGCGCAGAGCAGGGGGCGGCGGTGGTGATGTGCGACATCCTGAAGGGCGAGCTGGCCGAAAGCGCGCACGGGCTGCGTGAGCAGGGCTATGAAATTGAATCCCACATAATCGATCTGGCCGATCCGCACGCCATTGAGCAGGTATTCAGCGCCATCGGCGAGCAGGGCCAGATTGACGGGCTGGTGAATAACGCAGCCATGGCGACCGGCGTGGGGGGCAAAAACATGCTCGATTACGATCCGGATCTCTGGGATCGGGTGATGAGCGTTAACGTCAAGGGCACCTGGCTGGTGACGCGCGCCGCCGTGCCGCTGCTGCGCGAGGGGGCCGGGATTGTGAACGTCGCTTCCGACACCGCGCTGTGGGGTGCACCGCGCCTGATGGCCTATGTTGCCAGCAAGGGCGCGGTGATTGCCATGACCCGCTCGATGGCCCGTGAGCTGGGTGAAAAACGTATCCGCATCAATGCCATCGCGCCGGGATTAACCCGCGTCGAGGCGACCGAATATGTGCCCGCCGAACGCCATCAGCTGTACGAAAATGGCCGCGCGTTAACCGGCGCGCAGCAGCCGGAAGATGTGACGGGCAGCGTGGTCTGGCTGTTAAGCGATCTGTCGCGGTTCATTACCGGGCAGCTGATTCCGGTCAACGGCGGTTTTGTCTTTAACTGA
- a CDS encoding SDR family oxidoreductase codes for MNAHIDGRVAVVTGGSSGIGFETLRLLLGEGAKVAFCGRDPDRLASAHAALQNDYPDGEIFAYRCDVLNADEVQAFAQAVQARFGAADMLINNAGQGYVAHFNDTPREAWLHEAELKLFGVINPVQAFQPLLEQSDIASITCVNSLLALQPEEHMIATSAARAALLNMTLTLSKELVGKGIRVNSILLGMVESGQWQRRFENRTDKSQSWPEWTADIARKRGIPMARLGKPQEPAQALLFLASQLASFTTGAALDVSGGFCRHL; via the coding sequence ATGAATGCACACATTGATGGTCGCGTAGCGGTAGTCACCGGCGGATCGTCCGGCATTGGCTTTGAAACGCTGCGCCTGCTGCTGGGCGAGGGGGCAAAAGTGGCCTTCTGCGGCCGCGATCCGGACCGGCTCGCCAGTGCGCACGCGGCGCTGCAAAACGACTACCCCGACGGAGAGATCTTCGCTTACCGCTGCGACGTGCTCAACGCCGATGAGGTGCAGGCTTTCGCGCAGGCGGTTCAGGCGCGCTTTGGCGCGGCGGATATGTTGATCAACAACGCCGGGCAGGGCTACGTGGCGCACTTCAACGACACCCCGCGCGAGGCGTGGCTGCACGAAGCCGAACTGAAACTGTTCGGAGTAATCAACCCGGTGCAGGCGTTTCAGCCTCTGCTGGAGCAGTCCGATATCGCCTCGATTACCTGCGTCAACTCCCTGCTGGCGTTGCAGCCGGAGGAGCACATGATCGCCACCTCCGCCGCCCGCGCCGCGCTGCTGAACATGACGCTGACACTCTCTAAAGAGCTGGTGGGCAAAGGTATTCGCGTCAACTCCATTTTGCTCGGCATGGTGGAGTCTGGCCAGTGGCAGCGCCGCTTTGAAAACCGGACGGATAAAAGCCAGAGCTGGCCGGAATGGACGGCGGATATTGCGCGCAAGCGGGGCATACCGATGGCGCGCCTCGGCAAGCCGCAGGAGCCCGCACAGGCGCTGCTGTTCCTCGCCTCGCAGCTGGCCTCGTTTACCACCGGTGCCGCACTGGACGTTTCCGGCGGCTTCTGCCGTCACCTGTAA
- a CDS encoding IclR family transcriptional regulator: protein MENDREVKYLVPGLERGLQLLLAFGEQHRDLTFAELHRLVDMPKATAYRVVQTLEYMGFLERNVRTNTFSLGMNVLRLGFEYIASLDVAQVGQPVIEQLRDVSQCSSHLAIRDGRDIIYVARVSAAGSRINQVSIGTRLPVHCTSLGRMLLTDISRADFEHLFPHERLPGNTPGQLHDREALWQMVQQDKARGFVIGESFFRHGISSIVYPVYDRSGRVAAVVSILVPSEEIPRTDRERLQNEVRLAADKISGFLGYLSQAS, encoded by the coding sequence ATGGAAAACGATCGTGAAGTGAAGTATCTCGTGCCAGGGCTGGAGCGCGGTCTCCAGCTGCTGTTGGCCTTCGGCGAGCAGCACCGCGATCTGACCTTTGCCGAGCTGCACCGGCTGGTGGATATGCCAAAAGCGACCGCCTATCGCGTGGTGCAGACGCTGGAATACATGGGATTTCTGGAGCGCAACGTGCGCACCAATACTTTCTCGCTCGGCATGAACGTGCTGCGTCTGGGCTTTGAGTACATCGCCTCGCTGGACGTGGCGCAGGTCGGCCAGCCGGTTATTGAACAGTTGCGCGACGTCAGCCAGTGCAGCAGCCATCTGGCGATCCGCGACGGGCGCGACATTATTTACGTCGCCCGCGTCAGCGCAGCCGGTTCGCGCATCAACCAGGTAAGTATTGGCACCCGCCTGCCGGTGCACTGCACCTCGCTTGGCCGCATGCTGCTGACCGATATTTCGCGCGCTGACTTTGAACACCTGTTCCCGCACGAGCGCCTGCCGGGCAACACGCCGGGGCAGCTTCATGACCGCGAAGCGCTGTGGCAGATGGTGCAGCAGGACAAAGCCCGCGGGTTTGTCATTGGCGAATCTTTCTTCCGCCACGGCATCTCCTCCATCGTCTATCCGGTGTATGACCGCAGCGGACGGGTGGCGGCGGTGGTCAGCATTCTGGTGCCGTCAGAGGAGATCCCCCGGACCGACCGCGAGCGCCTGCAAAACGAGGTCCGTCTGGCGGCGGATAAGATCTCTGGCTTCTTAGGATATTTGTCACAGGCCAGTTAA
- a CDS encoding alpha/beta fold hydrolase, giving the protein MTGFREQGSGTPLMLLHGISSGAASWHKQMALSGFRVLAWDMPGYGESPMLSTERANAGDYADALAAMLDRAGVWQAVLVGHSLGALVASAFAAKFPQRVQHLVLADAAQGYGQAAPEQREQVWRNREQQIALGGDILAQTRAAKLLRPGARAEDIATVATGMRALRPEGYLAAAWMLAHDDIHGWLTRYSGTFEAWCGEQDAITQPEQVQGLALRYGMPFTSIPQAGHASYLDNAAFFNQQLLRIHQEIGDECTH; this is encoded by the coding sequence ATGACGGGCTTTCGCGAACAGGGAAGCGGCACGCCGCTGATGCTGCTGCACGGTATCAGCTCCGGCGCGGCCTCCTGGCATAAGCAGATGGCGCTGAGCGGTTTTCGCGTGCTGGCGTGGGACATGCCCGGGTATGGCGAAAGCCCGATGCTCTCGACCGAACGCGCGAACGCGGGCGATTACGCCGACGCGCTGGCGGCGATGCTCGATCGCGCGGGCGTCTGGCAGGCGGTGCTGGTCGGGCACTCGCTGGGGGCGCTGGTTGCCAGCGCCTTTGCCGCGAAGTTTCCGCAACGCGTGCAGCATCTGGTGCTGGCGGACGCGGCGCAGGGCTACGGCCAGGCCGCGCCGGAGCAGCGTGAGCAGGTGTGGCGCAACCGCGAGCAGCAGATCGCGCTGGGCGGCGACATACTCGCCCAGACCCGTGCGGCGAAGCTGCTGCGCCCCGGCGCGCGCGCGGAGGATATCGCGACCGTTGCGACGGGCATGCGCGCCCTGCGCCCGGAAGGCTATCTCGCCGCCGCGTGGATGCTGGCCCACGACGATATCCACGGCTGGCTGACGCGCTATTCGGGCACCTTTGAAGCCTGGTGCGGCGAGCAGGATGCCATCACCCAACCCGAGCAGGTGCAGGGGCTGGCGCTGCGCTACGGCATGCCGTTTACCTCTATTCCCCAGGCCGGGCACGCCAGCTACCTCGATAACGCGGCGTTTTTTAACCAACAGCTTTTACGTATTCACCAGGAGATAGGCGATGAATGCACACATTGA
- a CDS encoding Rieske (2Fe-2S) protein has protein sequence MSWIGVCDAEQVQEDFPFSGNVEGKEIGVYLIDGEYYALEDVCPHAYALLSQGFVEDGKVECPLHEAVFDVKTGQCLHGPGGRNLNRYPVRVFENQIQITFVEETVA, from the coding sequence ATGAGCTGGATAGGCGTATGTGACGCAGAACAAGTACAGGAAGATTTCCCTTTTAGCGGCAACGTCGAGGGTAAAGAGATCGGCGTTTATTTAATTGACGGTGAATATTACGCGCTGGAAGACGTATGTCCGCACGCCTACGCGCTGCTGAGCCAGGGCTTTGTGGAAGACGGCAAAGTGGAATGCCCGCTGCATGAGGCGGTTTTTGATGTCAAAACCGGCCAGTGCCTGCATGGCCCTGGCGGTCGCAACCTCAACCGCTACCCGGTTCGGGTCTTTGAAAACCAAATCCAGATTACCTTTGTCGAGGAGACCGTGGCATGA
- a CDS encoding aromatic ring-hydroxylating oxygenase subunit alpha — translation MTTPVQHYLDKGLRGLWYPVLASWEVQSAPVGITRLGEQIVVWRNKDGQVQALEDRCPHRGARLSMGWNLGDRIACWYHGVEVAGNGEVKDVPAVDKCPLVGQQCVRSYNVQEAHGAIFLWFGVTADQQPDELSFPDELADTDNFSNFLCTAGWKCNYQYALENVMDPMHGTYLHSSSHSMAEGDRKAEMVLQPTKTGFIFEKKGQSGINFDWVELGNSGTCWMRLSIPYKKRFGPGGHFFIVGMVVPEDNDNCRVFFWRIRRVQGWQRDMWRFMYRNRLEKLHWEVLEQDRVVLESLAPNAREHEYLYQHDVGLSRLRRMMQKAAKEQLAMREEQQGAA, via the coding sequence ATGACGACTCCCGTACAACACTATCTTGATAAAGGTCTGCGCGGCCTCTGGTATCCGGTTCTGGCGAGCTGGGAAGTGCAGTCTGCGCCGGTGGGTATTACCCGTCTCGGCGAGCAGATTGTGGTCTGGCGTAACAAAGACGGCCAGGTGCAGGCGCTGGAAGATCGCTGTCCACACCGCGGCGCGCGGCTGTCTATGGGCTGGAATCTCGGCGACCGCATCGCCTGCTGGTATCACGGCGTGGAAGTGGCGGGTAACGGCGAGGTGAAAGATGTACCCGCGGTGGATAAATGCCCGCTGGTCGGCCAGCAGTGCGTCCGCAGCTACAACGTGCAGGAGGCGCATGGGGCCATCTTCCTGTGGTTCGGCGTTACCGCTGACCAGCAGCCGGATGAACTGAGCTTCCCGGATGAACTCGCCGACACCGACAATTTCAGCAACTTCCTCTGCACCGCCGGGTGGAAATGCAACTACCAGTACGCGCTGGAAAACGTGATGGACCCGATGCACGGCACCTATCTGCACTCGTCGTCGCACTCGATGGCGGAAGGGGACCGCAAGGCGGAGATGGTGCTGCAGCCGACCAAAACCGGCTTCATCTTTGAGAAAAAAGGGCAGAGCGGCATCAACTTCGACTGGGTAGAGCTGGGCAACAGCGGCACCTGCTGGATGCGCCTCTCCATTCCTTATAAGAAGCGTTTCGGGCCGGGCGGCCACTTCTTTATCGTCGGCATGGTGGTGCCGGAAGATAACGACAACTGCCGCGTCTTCTTCTGGCGTATCCGCCGGGTGCAGGGCTGGCAGCGCGACATGTGGCGCTTCATGTACCGCAACCGCCTGGAGAAACTGCACTGGGAAGTCCTCGAACAGGACCGCGTGGTACTCGAAAGCCTCGCCCCGAACGCCCGCGAGCATGAATACCTGTACCAGCACGACGTCGGCCTCTCCCGCCTGCGCCGCATGATGCAAAAGGCGGCAAAAGAGCAGCTGGCGATGCGGGAAGAACAGCAGGGAGCCGCCTGA
- a CDS encoding MFS transporter, with product MTTFETNAAPAEASGEGTRTPEKAVRWAIPLSLLACVLLAFFDKISIAALFSDSHFQQAMGIDFDTTRLGILMSVFLLSYGFSSVLLSGLGDKIPPLRLLTGMMAVWCVLMVAMGFTHNYTVMIVLRILLGIAEGPLFPLAFAIVRHNFPQHLQARATMLWLLGTPVGAAIGFPLSLWLLNTFGWQSTFFVMAMLTVPVLIFVRIGLRGIRLDVKPTTTQASRDERRAARRELFVSPHFWIICVFNVAFLTYLWGINGWLPGYLIKGKGIHLEHAGWLSSMPFIAMLAGEVIGAWLSDRVDKRAAACFISMAGAAVGLTAVMHLDTPLTIIAAMSFSTFMWGTGAPNIFALLAKATHPRVSATAGGIFNGLGNFAGALSPAVMGALIAFTHSMDSGLIFLAVMAAVGCVLLLPLLRRY from the coding sequence ATGACCACATTCGAGACCAACGCCGCGCCCGCAGAGGCGAGCGGCGAGGGAACCCGCACGCCTGAAAAAGCCGTACGCTGGGCTATCCCGCTGTCGCTGCTGGCCTGCGTGCTGCTGGCGTTTTTCGACAAAATCAGTATCGCGGCACTGTTTTCCGATAGCCATTTCCAGCAGGCGATGGGGATCGATTTTGACACCACGCGCCTCGGCATCCTGATGAGCGTATTTCTGCTGAGCTACGGCTTTTCATCGGTTCTACTTAGCGGGCTGGGGGACAAAATCCCGCCGCTGCGCCTGCTCACCGGGATGATGGCGGTGTGGTGCGTGCTGATGGTGGCGATGGGCTTCACCCATAACTACACGGTGATGATTGTTCTGCGCATTCTGCTGGGCATCGCCGAAGGGCCGCTGTTCCCGCTGGCGTTCGCCATCGTGCGCCATAACTTCCCGCAACATCTGCAGGCGCGCGCCACCATGCTGTGGCTGCTCGGTACGCCGGTGGGCGCGGCAATTGGTTTCCCGCTCTCCCTCTGGCTGCTCAACACTTTCGGCTGGCAAAGCACCTTCTTTGTCATGGCGATGCTCACCGTGCCGGTGCTGATCTTTGTGCGCATAGGCCTGCGCGGTATTCGTCTCGACGTGAAGCCGACAACCACGCAGGCATCACGGGACGAGCGGCGTGCGGCGCGGCGCGAGCTGTTTGTCAGCCCGCACTTCTGGATAATCTGCGTCTTTAACGTCGCCTTTCTCACCTATCTGTGGGGGATCAACGGCTGGCTGCCGGGCTACCTGATCAAGGGCAAGGGCATTCATCTGGAGCACGCGGGCTGGCTGTCGTCGATGCCGTTTATCGCCATGCTGGCGGGCGAAGTGATTGGCGCCTGGCTTTCGGACCGCGTCGATAAGCGCGCGGCGGCCTGTTTTATCTCCATGGCGGGCGCAGCCGTCGGGCTGACGGCGGTGATGCACCTTGATACGCCCCTGACGATTATCGCGGCGATGAGCTTTAGCACCTTTATGTGGGGCACGGGTGCGCCGAACATTTTCGCCCTGCTGGCGAAGGCTACCCATCCCCGGGTGAGCGCGACGGCGGGCGGCATTTTCAACGGGCTGGGAAACTTTGCGGGGGCGCTGTCGCCCGCGGTGATGGGGGCGCTTATCGCCTTCACCCACAGCATGGATTCCGGACTGATTTTTCTGGCGGTGATGGCGGCGGTGGGCTGCGTCCTGTTACTGCCGCTGCTGAGACGTTACTGA
- a CDS encoding VOC family protein has translation MSVTGIEKLEFGVDNLTHCAKFMRDFGLTGDASGQRFTTLSGARVELNPIDSPDLPPAFEAGNTLRRMTWAVATQDELDALRPKLAQQPGFRQVGDALECLDPNSMTLRVQVSQQVPVELNVEPINQWGDARRIDTPSPVYDRAQPINVGHVVFFVEELAAVEKFYREVLGFQVSDRYINRAVFLRCGPRGGHHNLFLLQLPNRKRGLNHVAFTVRDIHEVIGGGIAMNKNDWSTFIGPGRHPVSSAYFWYVNSPTGGAFEYYTNDDYLTENWQPRELEHSLISFTEWAVEGGIDHDTRRQQKKPEAV, from the coding sequence ATGAGTGTAACCGGAATTGAAAAGCTGGAATTTGGCGTTGATAACCTGACGCACTGCGCCAAATTTATGCGTGATTTTGGCCTGACGGGCGATGCCAGCGGCCAGCGTTTTACCACCCTGAGCGGCGCGCGCGTTGAGCTCAACCCAATTGACAGCCCCGACCTGCCGCCGGCGTTTGAAGCGGGCAACACCCTGCGCCGCATGACCTGGGCGGTGGCGACCCAGGACGAGCTGGATGCGTTGCGCCCGAAGCTGGCGCAGCAGCCCGGCTTTCGCCAGGTGGGGGACGCGCTGGAGTGTCTTGATCCGAACAGTATGACCCTGCGCGTACAGGTGAGCCAGCAGGTGCCGGTTGAGCTGAACGTCGAGCCGATTAACCAGTGGGGCGACGCCCGCCGCATCGACACGCCAAGCCCGGTGTACGACCGCGCTCAGCCGATCAACGTTGGTCACGTGGTCTTCTTCGTCGAGGAGCTGGCGGCAGTAGAAAAGTTCTACCGCGAGGTGCTTGGCTTCCAGGTTTCTGACCGCTACATCAACCGCGCCGTGTTCCTGCGCTGTGGCCCGCGTGGCGGCCATCACAATCTTTTCCTGCTCCAGTTGCCGAATCGCAAGCGCGGCCTGAACCACGTCGCCTTTACCGTGCGCGACATTCACGAGGTGATCGGCGGCGGCATTGCGATGAATAAAAACGACTGGAGCACCTTTATCGGGCCGGGCCGCCATCCGGTGTCGTCCGCCTACTTCTGGTACGTCAACAGCCCGACCGGCGGCGCGTTTGAGTACTACACCAACGACGACTACCTGACCGAAAACTGGCAGCCGCGTGAGCTGGAACACTCCCTGATCTCCTTTACCGAATGGGCAGTAGAGGGCGGGATTGACCATGACACGCGCCGCCAGCAGAAAAAGCCGGAGGCGGTATGA